In Fervidobacterium nodosum Rt17-B1, one genomic interval encodes:
- the rplS gene encoding 50S ribosomal protein L19: protein MDNIVRIIEKSQLKEVPEFRPGDTVRVHVKVKEGDKERIQAYEGVVISIRGSGISKTFTVRRISAGGIGVERIFPLYAPTIDKIEVVRRGRVRRAKLYYLRDVKGKVKIKERK from the coding sequence ATGGACAACATTGTTAGAATCATTGAGAAATCTCAGTTAAAAGAAGTTCCAGAGTTTAGACCTGGCGACACAGTTAGAGTACACGTTAAAGTTAAAGAAGGAGATAAGGAAAGAATACAGGCATACGAAGGTGTAGTTATTTCCATAAGAGGTTCTGGCATTAGCAAAACATTCACAGTAAGAAGAATTTCTGCAGGTGGAATCGGTGTTGAGAGAATCTTCCCACTTTACGCGCCAACTATCGATAAAATTGAAGTTGTAAGAAGAGGTAGAGTAAGGAGGGCAAAACTCTACTACTTGAGGGATGTCAAGGGTAAGGTGAAAATTAAGGAGAGAAAATAA
- a CDS encoding KH domain-containing protein encodes MKEFLEYVLKSIAKHPDDVVVVEYEEDGKKVFDISVHPDDVGQVIGKDGRTIKSIKILLSSMSDDSEFILKVLR; translated from the coding sequence GTGAAGGAGTTTCTTGAGTACGTCCTCAAATCTATAGCAAAACATCCAGATGATGTTGTAGTTGTTGAATACGAAGAGGACGGAAAGAAAGTCTTTGATATTTCAGTTCATCCAGACGATGTAGGACAAGTTATAGGAAAAGATGGCAGAACGATAAAATCTATTAAAATATTACTTTCAAGCATGTCTGATGATTCTGAGTTTATTTTAAAGGTTTTACGTTAA
- a CDS encoding MFS transporter, with the protein MLFYINLYTFLVGISKAAYTALFNLYLKSLSYENSIIGNSTFYYSWGLAFGGLLFSSISDRIGRKKTLLVTMPLFSLAGLLRLIPTSYTLLYVFSFLFGFFDTSIILPTISVIESSDEKKRLRNSNMNFAIVMLTGVLGYFGAGLLSEKIGLVNSLRLSMILALFSILPLFALPNTKLRVKRKKLKTNGKMYLNPVQLTMLFYYILSGALVSAAAAVFINFGNVIFLDLFLFSTTTITLILTISQLSTAVTSLFTHKLTSKYGYKLLLFVLYLSVTLLIFMMPIFMLNSALFTVAYILRYILLNITTPMFMVFCLSYLPKSYLATFSGVSYFINNLMKAFSAQIFTHLSKSGTTNYSKLFLITGTFYLLNTIITLITFVLIYIFKDKTDEKTQTTKLEQSKKNAFVTSIKDFKHRRIISYQKDNSQKLSVHIHNSTTFKKNKDEK; encoded by the coding sequence TTGTTATTCTATATTAACCTTTACACTTTCCTTGTTGGTATATCGAAAGCAGCATATACTGCTTTATTTAACTTGTATTTAAAGTCTTTATCTTATGAAAACTCTATTATCGGAAATTCTACATTTTATTACTCTTGGGGATTAGCTTTTGGAGGACTTCTTTTTTCAAGCATTTCAGATAGAATCGGTCGAAAAAAGACATTGCTTGTAACAATGCCTTTATTTTCTCTCGCTGGTTTGTTAAGGCTGATACCGACCTCGTATACTTTGCTTTATGTTTTTTCTTTCTTATTTGGTTTTTTTGACACTTCAATAATTTTACCAACAATTTCTGTAATAGAAAGCTCAGATGAAAAGAAAAGACTAAGAAATTCGAATATGAACTTTGCTATAGTTATGCTTACAGGTGTTTTGGGATATTTTGGTGCAGGTCTTCTGTCAGAGAAAATAGGATTAGTCAACAGCTTAAGATTATCTATGATTTTAGCGCTATTTTCTATTCTCCCACTTTTTGCTTTGCCTAATACGAAGTTAAGAGTTAAAAGAAAAAAATTAAAAACAAATGGTAAAATGTACCTAAATCCTGTGCAATTAACGATGTTATTCTATTACATTTTATCTGGAGCGTTAGTGAGCGCTGCCGCGGCAGTTTTTATAAACTTTGGGAATGTGATATTTTTAGATTTATTTTTGTTTTCAACGACAACCATAACACTTATCCTTACTATTTCTCAACTTTCAACGGCTGTAACATCATTGTTCACCCACAAGTTAACGTCTAAGTACGGTTACAAGTTGTTACTCTTTGTTCTTTATCTTTCGGTAACTTTACTGATCTTCATGATGCCTATATTTATGTTAAACTCAGCTCTTTTTACCGTTGCTTATATACTTAGGTATATTCTGTTAAACATAACAACGCCTATGTTTATGGTTTTCTGTCTATCGTATCTTCCAAAATCTTACTTAGCCACATTTTCAGGTGTAAGTTACTTTATAAACAACTTAATGAAAGCATTTTCCGCTCAAATATTTACTCACCTTTCAAAAAGTGGTACAACAAATTATTCAAAACTCTTTTTAATCACTGGTACATTTTATCTTTTAAACACTATCATAACGTTGATAACCTTTGTTTTGATATATATTTTCAAAGATAAAACCGATGAGAAAACACAAACAACAAAGTTAGAACAAAGTAAGAAAAATGCTTTTGTTACATCAATTAAAGACTTTAAGCATAGAAGAATAATTTCTTATCAAAAGGATAATTCTCAAAAATTAAGTGTTCACATACACAATAGCACAACTTTTAAAAAGAATAAAGATGAAAAGTAA
- a CDS encoding FKBP-type peptidyl-prolyl cis-trans isomerase, translating into MGIKVGDKVKLHYTGMFEDGQIFDTSLNREPLEFVVGAGQIIPGFEEEILGMEMGDKKRFTVSFEKAYGPVREDLKFSVERGRLPEDVSVGDLLEVHQPDGNFFVVRVEELNDAVAILDANHPLAGKNLIFEIEILEIN; encoded by the coding sequence ATGGGTATTAAAGTAGGAGACAAAGTTAAGCTTCACTACACTGGTATGTTTGAAGATGGTCAAATTTTTGATACATCTTTGAACAGAGAACCACTTGAATTTGTTGTAGGCGCAGGGCAAATTATTCCTGGTTTTGAAGAAGAGATACTTGGCATGGAGATGGGCGACAAGAAGAGATTCACAGTTTCGTTTGAAAAAGCTTATGGCCCAGTCAGGGAAGATTTAAAATTCTCAGTTGAAAGAGGAAGATTGCCTGAAGATGTTAGTGTAGGGGACCTTCTCGAAGTTCATCAACCAGATGGGAATTTCTTTGTTGTAAGGGTTGAAGAGTTGAACGACGCTGTTGCAATTTTGGACGCCAATCATCCTTTAGCTGGCAAGAATCTTATTTTTGAGATTGAGATATTGGAAATTAACTAA
- the trmD gene encoding tRNA (guanosine(37)-N1)-methyltransferase TrmD: protein MRIGILTIFPDFVKVIKEYGVIAQAVENNLLQIDIFNLRDFTTDKHKVVDDYAYGGGPGMVMKPEPFFKFFEYYNQMFGKPYVVLTSPQGKTLNNEIAKKLSAQERLLIICGRYEGIDERVMKFVDEEISIGDYVLTGGELPAMVITDVVSRFIPGVVEEESVKNDSFYNDLLDHPHYTRPRNIDGLEVPEVLLSGNHEEIELWRRKESLRKTISKRPDLFLKHQFDEVDKKALLLLFKELIKDAK from the coding sequence GTGAGAATTGGCATCCTAACCATTTTTCCGGATTTTGTGAAAGTTATCAAAGAGTACGGAGTTATAGCACAAGCCGTTGAAAATAACCTTTTGCAAATCGATATATTCAATCTAAGAGATTTCACCACAGATAAGCACAAGGTCGTCGACGATTACGCCTATGGCGGCGGACCTGGAATGGTTATGAAACCAGAACCATTTTTTAAATTTTTCGAGTATTACAATCAAATGTTTGGTAAACCTTACGTAGTACTGACATCACCGCAGGGTAAAACGTTAAATAACGAAATAGCAAAGAAATTATCAGCTCAAGAAAGATTGTTAATCATCTGTGGAAGATACGAAGGCATCGATGAACGCGTTATGAAGTTCGTTGATGAAGAAATTTCAATTGGAGATTACGTCCTCACAGGTGGCGAACTACCAGCAATGGTTATTACAGACGTGGTATCGAGATTTATACCGGGTGTGGTAGAAGAGGAGTCTGTTAAAAACGATTCTTTCTACAACGATTTATTAGACCACCCACACTATACAAGACCAAGAAACATAGACGGTTTGGAAGTTCCTGAAGTGCTTCTTAGTGGTAACCATGAAGAAATCGAATTGTGGCGAAGAAAAGAGTCTTTAAGAAAGACTATATCTAAAAGGCCTGATTTATTTTTAAAGCACCAATTTGATGAAGTTGATAAGAAAGCACTTCTTTTACTCTTTAAGGAGCTGATAAAAGATGCTAAATAA
- the rimM gene encoding ribosome maturation factor RimM (Essential for efficient processing of 16S rRNA) — MMRRVEDLLKDKIPYGILSNTHGLNGDLKLYLFSNMPELVEKITEAVAYNESQKKFVIVKFSKVRKASDYFIVHLTGIDTISEAEKLKGFIIYLDKSFFPKSKDGEYYFFEILNAEVYDNAGEFIGIVEDIIETGNNDVIVVKKEKEEVLIPVIERYILKIDKEAKKIIVNMPEWLE; from the coding sequence ATGATGAGAAGAGTAGAAGATCTACTAAAAGATAAAATACCATATGGAATATTGAGTAATACACACGGACTTAACGGTGATTTGAAATTGTATTTATTTTCAAATATGCCGGAACTTGTGGAAAAAATAACCGAAGCTGTGGCATACAATGAATCACAAAAAAAGTTTGTTATTGTAAAATTTTCAAAGGTAAGAAAAGCAAGTGACTATTTTATAGTACACTTAACAGGCATAGATACAATATCGGAAGCTGAAAAATTAAAAGGTTTCATAATTTACCTTGATAAAAGCTTTTTCCCAAAATCTAAAGATGGTGAGTATTACTTTTTCGAAATTTTGAACGCTGAAGTCTACGACAATGCTGGAGAATTCATAGGTATAGTCGAGGATATTATTGAAACCGGGAATAACGATGTTATCGTTGTGAAAAAAGAAAAGGAAGAAGTACTCATCCCAGTTATAGAAAGATATATCTTGAAAATCGATAAAGAAGCAAAAAAGATAATTGTAAATATGCCGGAGTGGTTGGAGTGA
- the pelF gene encoding GT4 family glycosyltransferase PelF, producing the protein MRVCIIVEGTYPYITGGVSSWIQMLIENLPGIQFDVVHLAPWRWKRPFGYKMPKNLNRIYEYLLFSEGDTSNKFVDTNNLVLNVRKLIDFPRSKKADLFSEILKDVAGKNLYSAILTKEFWDFITDIYSHYFESEGFTGFYWTVIGFIIPIIGAIQSIPPKADIYHSTTTGYASLSALVGKYIYNGKLIITEHGIYHREREIEIMKSRNVQEVYKPVWIEIFKLISEVAYKECDALTTLFEKNQLFQLELNADFSKMYVIPNGIDVNKFSKVKRIEHETFNIGMVGRVVPIKDILTAIKAFSIVAKEHENARLYIIGPTDEDEEYYQKCVELIDLLELNDKVIFTGKANVLDYYGLIDVLLLSSVSEGQPLVQLESMACGIPVVVTNVGNCAEIALDPDGQSGFVVEPKDYISMSEKILELAKNKDLWHTFSENGKRVVRDKYTLSKMIESYLALYREVLKNG; encoded by the coding sequence ATGAGAGTTTGTATAATAGTCGAAGGAACGTATCCGTACATAACAGGTGGAGTATCATCGTGGATACAAATGTTAATTGAAAATCTTCCTGGTATTCAATTCGACGTTGTCCATCTTGCACCTTGGAGATGGAAACGTCCTTTTGGATATAAAATGCCAAAAAATCTAAATAGAATATACGAATATCTTTTGTTTTCAGAGGGGGATACTTCTAATAAGTTTGTTGATACGAATAATTTGGTATTAAACGTTCGTAAGTTGATAGATTTTCCAAGAAGTAAAAAAGCAGACTTGTTTAGTGAAATATTAAAAGATGTTGCCGGAAAGAATTTATACTCGGCTATTTTAACGAAAGAATTTTGGGATTTCATCACCGACATTTATTCACATTACTTTGAGAGTGAAGGATTCACAGGTTTTTATTGGACTGTAATTGGATTTATCATCCCAATAATTGGAGCCATCCAATCTATTCCTCCAAAAGCCGACATATACCATTCAACAACGACTGGTTATGCATCACTAAGTGCACTTGTTGGAAAATACATCTATAATGGCAAGTTAATAATTACAGAACATGGCATATATCACAGAGAAAGAGAAATTGAAATAATGAAGTCTAGAAATGTTCAAGAGGTTTATAAACCTGTATGGATAGAGATATTCAAATTGATAAGTGAGGTTGCGTATAAAGAATGTGATGCGTTAACTACACTATTTGAAAAAAACCAGCTCTTTCAACTTGAATTAAACGCAGATTTTAGTAAGATGTACGTAATTCCGAATGGTATAGATGTAAATAAATTCAGCAAAGTAAAGAGGATAGAGCACGAAACGTTTAATATAGGCATGGTTGGAAGGGTAGTGCCAATCAAAGATATATTAACAGCAATAAAAGCATTTAGCATAGTGGCTAAAGAGCATGAAAATGCAAGACTTTACATAATTGGGCCCACTGATGAAGATGAAGAATATTACCAAAAATGTGTTGAATTAATAGATTTGCTTGAACTAAATGATAAAGTTATATTCACTGGAAAAGCGAATGTTCTTGATTATTATGGTTTAATAGATGTTCTTCTTCTCAGCAGTGTCTCGGAAGGTCAGCCCTTAGTACAGCTGGAATCTATGGCTTGTGGAATCCCAGTTGTTGTAACAAACGTTGGAAATTGCGCTGAAATAGCTTTAGATCCTGATGGACAGTCTGGTTTTGTTGTTGAACCTAAAGATTACATAAGTATGTCGGAAAAGATATTAGAACTTGCCAAAAATAAAGATTTATGGCACACATTTTCTGAAAATGGAAAACGAGTTGTTAGAGATAAGTACACCCTCTCAAAGATGATAGAATCTTACCTCGCTTTATATAGAGAGGTGTTGAAAAATGGTTAA
- the ffh gene encoding signal recognition particle protein, whose product MFEGLRDKLSNAFKVLSGKGKITERNIEEAIQIVKTALLAADVNYKVVKEFVENVKKRALGEEVLKSLTPDQMFVKIIRDELIKLLGEREPFKLIHRPAYIMMVGLQGTGKTTSAAKIANYLKKQGKNPILVAADTYRPAAIDQLETLGKKIGVPVITGDRKNALKIVEEAKKQVKDSGHDVVILDTAGRLHIDDEMMQELEQIKEMVNPDEILLTVDAMAGQDAVNSGKTFNDRLNVTGFVITKLDGDSRGGVILTIRYITGKPVKFVGVGEKIDDFDEFYPDRIASRILGLGDMLSLIEKVERELDKEKMEKMSQKFMRAEFTLEDFREQIKEIKKLGIDKILEALPGSPQVDLDTSEKELKRIEAIINSMTPEERNNPDIINASRKKRIAAGSGTTVQDINKLLKSYEEMKKLMKTMKKGKMPFALKGFKF is encoded by the coding sequence ATGTTTGAAGGATTGAGAGATAAATTATCAAACGCGTTTAAAGTTCTTTCTGGAAAAGGAAAAATCACTGAGAGGAATATAGAAGAGGCTATACAGATAGTAAAGACTGCTTTATTAGCAGCAGATGTTAACTATAAAGTTGTCAAAGAGTTTGTTGAAAATGTAAAGAAGAGAGCTTTGGGAGAAGAAGTACTCAAATCGTTAACCCCAGACCAGATGTTTGTAAAGATAATTAGGGATGAATTGATAAAACTTCTTGGGGAACGCGAACCATTTAAATTAATTCATAGGCCCGCGTATATAATGATGGTTGGTTTACAAGGTACAGGTAAGACTACCAGTGCAGCTAAAATCGCTAATTATTTGAAAAAACAAGGTAAAAATCCTATACTCGTTGCCGCAGATACTTATCGTCCAGCCGCTATAGATCAACTTGAAACGTTAGGTAAAAAGATAGGTGTGCCAGTAATCACAGGCGATAGAAAAAATGCTTTAAAAATAGTAGAGGAAGCAAAGAAACAAGTTAAAGATAGCGGTCATGATGTCGTTATCTTAGATACCGCTGGGCGATTGCACATTGATGATGAGATGATGCAAGAATTAGAACAAATAAAGGAAATGGTGAATCCTGACGAAATTTTGCTCACAGTCGACGCAATGGCTGGCCAAGACGCTGTTAATTCGGGTAAGACTTTTAACGATAGATTAAATGTGACGGGTTTTGTAATAACAAAATTAGATGGTGACTCACGTGGTGGAGTTATATTAACAATTCGATATATAACGGGTAAACCTGTAAAATTTGTCGGCGTTGGTGAAAAGATAGACGACTTTGATGAATTTTATCCAGATAGAATTGCAAGTAGAATCCTTGGACTTGGCGATATGCTCTCACTAATTGAAAAAGTTGAACGTGAACTTGATAAAGAAAAGATGGAAAAGATGAGTCAGAAATTCATGAGAGCTGAGTTCACATTAGAAGATTTCAGAGAACAAATTAAAGAGATTAAAAAGCTTGGAATAGATAAAATTCTTGAAGCATTACCCGGTTCTCCACAAGTTGATTTAGATACAAGCGAAAAAGAACTTAAGCGAATTGAGGCCATAATAAACTCAATGACACCAGAAGAAAGAAACAATCCGGATATTATAAACGCAAGTAGGAAGAAACGAATAGCCGCCGGAAGTGGAACAACAGTCCAAGATATCAATAAGCTTCTCAAATCTTACGAGGAAATGAAAAAACTTATGAAAACAATGAAAAAAGGAAAAATGCCATTTGCTCTTAAAGGATTTAAATTCTGA
- the rpsP gene encoding 30S ribosomal protein S16 yields the protein MVRIRLTRMGKKKQPFYRIVVVDQKKKRDGAYVESLGYYNPLKEPYEVKVDIDRAVEWMLKGAQPSETVSKLLGKLGLYEKLEEAKSKKA from the coding sequence GTGGTAAGGATTAGGCTTACACGCATGGGAAAAAAGAAACAACCATTTTACAGGATAGTTGTCGTTGATCAGAAGAAGAAAAGAGATGGTGCTTACGTCGAAAGTTTAGGTTACTACAACCCACTTAAGGAACCTTACGAGGTAAAAGTTGACATCGACAGGGCAGTTGAATGGATGCTTAAAGGTGCTCAACCAAGTGAAACAGTTTCAAAACTCCTTGGTAAGCTTGGATTATACGAAAAATTAGAAGAAGCAAAATCTAAAAAGGCTTGA
- the lepB gene encoding signal peptidase I, which produces MPSKDKNKKIEKSKSIFKETIITLIYAIVAATIIRLYVFETMLVPTPSMVPTINVGDRLFVEKVTYSAREPQIGEIVVFYTPFPDERAQQMLRAFDKFMDSFSPKEFKGSVKYVKRLVAKEGDVITLKQVDGKWKLFVNGEIPEHLKNVNYEPDGIFKYPKLWDYLAQASKLKNNKEQYRAYLFTLAQKEGNELANIVFSILGGLDPVPYGINYDVFVTKYLEPNGIKLSDYVWEENGQVYVKIPKGFYFFMGDNSPQSLDGRYFGFVPKHAVIGRPILRIWPFNAFGPVQPLVK; this is translated from the coding sequence ATGCCCTCAAAAGACAAAAATAAAAAAATAGAAAAAAGCAAAAGTATATTTAAGGAAACGATTATAACGTTAATTTATGCAATCGTTGCAGCCACGATAATTCGGCTTTATGTATTTGAAACTATGCTTGTTCCAACGCCTTCAATGGTCCCCACAATAAATGTGGGGGATCGTCTTTTTGTTGAGAAGGTAACGTATTCCGCGAGAGAACCACAAATTGGGGAAATCGTCGTTTTCTACACGCCATTCCCTGACGAAAGAGCTCAACAAATGCTCCGAGCTTTTGATAAATTTATGGATTCATTCTCACCAAAAGAATTTAAAGGTTCGGTCAAATATGTAAAAAGGCTTGTCGCAAAAGAAGGCGATGTAATCACGTTAAAACAAGTGGATGGTAAATGGAAGTTGTTTGTTAACGGAGAAATTCCCGAACACTTAAAAAATGTTAATTACGAACCAGATGGTATATTTAAATATCCAAAGTTATGGGATTATCTTGCGCAAGCAAGTAAATTAAAAAACAACAAAGAACAGTACAGAGCTTACCTATTCACGCTTGCACAAAAAGAAGGTAATGAACTTGCAAATATCGTTTTCAGTATCTTAGGTGGACTTGATCCGGTACCTTATGGAATCAATTACGACGTTTTTGTGACAAAGTATCTTGAACCAAATGGTATAAAACTTTCAGATTATGTCTGGGAAGAGAATGGGCAAGTTTACGTTAAAATCCCAAAAGGTTTCTATTTCTTCATGGGAGACAACTCACCACAGAGTCTTGATGGTAGATATTTTGGTTTCGTCCCAAAGCATGCGGTTATAGGAAGGCCGATATTGAGGATATGGCCATTCAACGCATTCGGGCCAGTGCAACCTTTGGTTAAATAA
- a CDS encoding RNA methyltransferase, producing MLNKVYTALIHYPVLGRDGRIITTAVTNLDIHDIARSSRTYNVKKYYVVTHLPAQQDIVKKVLGYWTEGYGKTYNPNRSDALSIVELKSYVEEVIEDIEKEEGQKPIIMFTSAKVRPNTISYEEGKKIILNDERPVLLLFGTGWGMPKELEDMCDYSLEPIRGKSDFNHLSVRAAVAIILDRLIGEEVSY from the coding sequence ATGCTAAATAAAGTTTACACAGCGCTGATTCACTATCCAGTACTTGGTAGAGATGGAAGGATAATAACCACAGCAGTAACGAATTTGGATATACACGACATAGCTCGTAGTTCAAGAACTTACAACGTAAAAAAATATTACGTAGTTACTCATCTACCAGCTCAACAAGATATAGTAAAAAAAGTGCTTGGATATTGGACGGAAGGGTACGGTAAAACATACAATCCGAATAGGTCAGATGCGCTTTCAATAGTTGAATTAAAATCTTACGTTGAGGAAGTAATTGAAGACATAGAAAAGGAAGAAGGCCAAAAACCAATCATTATGTTTACATCTGCCAAAGTAAGGCCAAATACTATAAGTTACGAAGAAGGTAAAAAGATAATACTTAACGATGAGCGACCGGTTTTATTGCTTTTCGGTACAGGTTGGGGAATGCCAAAAGAATTAGAAGATATGTGCGATTACTCACTCGAACCAATTAGAGGAAAGAGCGATTTCAACCATTTATCAGTTAGAGCTGCGGTTGCGATAATTCTTGATAGATTGATAGGAGAAGAAGTAAGTTATTAA